In Caproicibacterium amylolyticum, a genomic segment contains:
- the nifJ gene encoding pyruvate:ferredoxin (flavodoxin) oxidoreductase produces the protein MDSRKMKTMDGNTAAAHVSYAFTDVAAIYPITPSSPMADETDKYAAADRENLFGQKVKVTEMQSEAGAAGAVHGALAAGALTTTYTASQGLLLMIPNMYKIAGELLPGVIHCAARSLATHALCIFGDHSDIYACRQTGFAMLCSNSPQEAMDLGAVAHLAAIKGRVPFLHFFDGFRTSHEVQKIHIWDYKDLDDMLDHDAVDAFRRRSLNPEHPFTRGTAQNDDIFFQASEASNKYYDDLPEIVVDYMNQVNAKIDTDYKPFNYYGAPDAEEVIIAMGSVCEAAEEVVDYLCAAGEKVGLVKVHLYRPFVPKYLLDVMPSTVKKISVLDRTREPGSIGEPLYLDILAALAGTQFQGTPVFTGRYGLGSKDTTPGDIVAVYRNMEAKEPKKRFTIGINDDVTHLSLEVKENPDTTPAGTHSCKFWGLGADGTVGANKNSIKIIGDHTDMYAQGYFAYDSKKSGGLTVSHLRFGSKPIKSTYYISKADFVACHKASYVDEYDMVQDIKDGGSFLLNCEWSDEELDAKLPGKMKKYIADHNINFYTIDGVKLGKEIGLGKRINTILQSAFFSIANVIPADQAIQYMKDAATKSYSKKGQKIVDMNHAAIERGAKEYHKVNVPESWKSAADNSKVAKVSCEYKDAEKYANEVLLPSNKYKGNELPVSTFVDMADGTVAAGTAAFEKRGIAIDVPEWNPDNCIQCNFCSYVCPHAAIRPVALTADEAAKMPASQKTKDMTGMPGLKFAVTVSAYDCQGCGSCVNVCPGMKGEKALTMKPMDTELFAQEGFNAGLKIDEKPEVLAKFKETTVKGSQFKQPLLEYSGACAGCGETPYAKLATQLFGDRMYIANATGCSSIWGASAPSTPYTRNKRGFGPAWDNSLFEDNAEFGLGMTLAQNAIRGRLQSYVEQIMNGDKTSAELKAACKNYLDTKDSSTDNRAATDALIPELEKAAAAGCELSKKTLADKDYLAKKSMWIFGGDGWCYDIGFGGVDHVLASGEDVNILVFDTEVYSNTGGQASKSTPAGAVAQFAATGKATKKKDLPGIAMTYGYVYVAHVAMGADMNQCIKAFHEAESYHGPSIIIAYAPCINHGIKGGMSIAQTEEKKAVQAGYWKLFRFDPRLTDNGENPFHLDSKAPTANYRDFIMGEVRYNSLTRAFPDRAEKLFAAAEDDAKKDYEHLEELSKQ, from the coding sequence ATGGATTCTAGGAAAATGAAAACCATGGATGGCAACACCGCTGCCGCGCATGTATCTTATGCGTTTACGGATGTCGCTGCCATCTACCCCATCACACCATCTTCCCCGATGGCAGATGAGACCGACAAGTATGCGGCTGCCGACCGCGAGAACCTCTTTGGCCAGAAGGTCAAAGTAACAGAGATGCAGTCCGAAGCCGGTGCTGCGGGTGCTGTTCACGGTGCGCTGGCTGCCGGTGCTCTGACAACAACCTACACGGCTTCTCAGGGCCTGCTGCTGATGATCCCGAACATGTACAAAATTGCTGGCGAACTGCTGCCGGGCGTTATCCACTGCGCTGCCCGTTCTCTGGCTACCCATGCACTGTGCATCTTCGGCGACCATTCCGACATTTATGCATGCCGCCAGACCGGTTTTGCAATGCTGTGCTCCAACAGCCCGCAGGAAGCCATGGATCTGGGTGCTGTTGCGCATCTGGCTGCTATTAAGGGCCGCGTGCCGTTCCTGCACTTCTTCGATGGCTTCCGTACTTCCCACGAAGTACAGAAGATTCACATCTGGGATTACAAGGACTTGGACGACATGCTCGACCACGACGCAGTTGACGCTTTCCGCCGCCGTTCTCTGAATCCTGAGCATCCGTTTACCCGCGGCACTGCCCAGAACGATGATATTTTCTTCCAGGCAAGCGAAGCTTCCAACAAATACTACGATGATCTGCCGGAGATCGTGGTTGACTATATGAATCAGGTCAACGCAAAGATTGACACTGACTACAAGCCTTTCAACTACTACGGTGCTCCTGATGCAGAAGAAGTCATTATTGCAATGGGTTCTGTCTGCGAAGCTGCTGAAGAAGTTGTTGACTACCTGTGCGCTGCAGGCGAAAAGGTCGGCCTGGTAAAGGTTCATCTGTATCGCCCGTTCGTACCGAAGTATCTGCTTGATGTAATGCCCAGCACTGTCAAGAAGATCTCCGTACTGGACCGCACCCGTGAGCCCGGCTCCATCGGCGAGCCTCTGTATCTGGACATTCTGGCTGCTCTTGCCGGCACCCAGTTCCAGGGCACTCCGGTGTTCACCGGCCGCTACGGCCTCGGTTCCAAGGACACAACTCCTGGCGATATTGTTGCTGTTTACCGCAATATGGAAGCCAAGGAGCCGAAGAAGCGCTTCACCATCGGCATCAACGATGATGTAACCCATCTGTCCCTGGAAGTCAAAGAGAATCCCGACACCACCCCGGCAGGCACCCACTCCTGCAAATTCTGGGGCTTGGGCGCTGACGGTACTGTCGGTGCAAACAAGAACTCCATTAAGATTATCGGCGACCACACCGATATGTATGCACAGGGCTACTTTGCCTATGACTCCAAGAAGTCCGGCGGTCTGACCGTTTCCCATCTGCGTTTTGGCAGCAAGCCGATTAAATCCACCTACTACATCAGCAAGGCTGATTTTGTTGCCTGCCACAAGGCTTCCTATGTCGATGAATACGACATGGTTCAGGACATTAAGGACGGCGGCAGCTTCCTGCTGAACTGCGAGTGGAGCGATGAAGAGCTGGATGCAAAGCTCCCCGGCAAGATGAAGAAATACATTGCTGACCACAACATCAACTTTTACACCATCGACGGTGTAAAACTTGGTAAGGAAATCGGTCTGGGCAAGCGTATCAACACTATCCTGCAGTCCGCTTTCTTCTCCATTGCAAACGTCATTCCTGCTGACCAGGCTATCCAGTACATGAAGGATGCCGCTACAAAGTCCTACAGCAAGAAGGGCCAGAAGATTGTTGACATGAACCATGCAGCTATCGAGCGCGGCGCCAAGGAATACCACAAGGTAAACGTGCCGGAAAGCTGGAAGAGTGCTGCTGATAACTCCAAGGTTGCAAAGGTTTCCTGCGAATACAAGGATGCCGAGAAGTACGCAAACGAAGTTCTGCTTCCTTCCAACAAGTACAAGGGCAATGAGCTGCCGGTTTCCACATTTGTAGACATGGCTGACGGTACTGTTGCCGCCGGCACTGCTGCATTTGAAAAGCGCGGCATTGCTATTGATGTACCGGAATGGAACCCTGACAACTGCATCCAGTGTAACTTCTGCTCTTACGTTTGCCCGCATGCTGCTATTCGTCCGGTCGCTCTGACTGCTGACGAAGCCGCAAAGATGCCTGCAAGCCAGAAGACAAAAGATATGACTGGTATGCCCGGCCTGAAGTTCGCAGTCACTGTTTCCGCTTATGACTGCCAGGGCTGCGGCAGCTGTGTCAACGTCTGCCCGGGCATGAAGGGCGAAAAAGCTCTGACCATGAAGCCTATGGATACCGAGCTGTTCGCACAGGAAGGCTTTAACGCCGGTCTGAAGATTGACGAAAAGCCCGAAGTCCTCGCTAAGTTTAAGGAAACCACCGTTAAGGGCAGCCAGTTCAAGCAGCCGCTGCTCGAGTACTCTGGTGCATGCGCAGGCTGCGGCGAAACTCCTTATGCAAAGCTGGCAACCCAGCTGTTCGGCGACCGTATGTATATCGCCAATGCTACAGGCTGCTCCTCCATTTGGGGCGCTTCCGCACCTTCCACTCCTTACACCCGCAACAAGCGCGGCTTTGGCCCGGCATGGGACAACTCCCTGTTTGAGGACAACGCAGAGTTTGGCCTGGGCATGACTCTGGCTCAGAACGCTATCCGCGGCCGTCTGCAGAGCTATGTAGAGCAGATCATGAACGGCGACAAGACCTCCGCCGAACTGAAAGCTGCCTGCAAGAACTACCTTGACACCAAGGACAGCAGCACCGACAACCGTGCAGCGACCGATGCCCTCATTCCTGAGCTGGAGAAGGCTGCCGCAGCTGGCTGCGAGCTTTCCAAGAAGACTCTGGCTGACAAGGATTACCTTGCTAAGAAGTCCATGTGGATCTTCGGCGGCGACGGCTGGTGCTACGATATCGGCTTCGGCGGCGTTGACCATGTTCTCGCTTCCGGTGAAGATGTCAACATCCTTGTCTTCGACACTGAGGTTTATTCCAACACCGGCGGACAGGCTTCCAAGTCCACACCGGCTGGCGCTGTTGCACAGTTTGCCGCAACCGGTAAGGCTACCAAAAAGAAGGATCTGCCCGGCATCGCGATGACTTACGGCTACGTTTATGTTGCTCATGTTGCTATGGGCGCTGACATGAACCAGTGCATCAAGGCCTTCCATGAGGCTGAGAGCTACCACGGCCCGTCCATCATCATTGCTTACGCTCCCTGCATCAACCATGGCATTAAGGGCGGCATGAGCATTGCACAGACCGAGGAAAAGAAAGCTGTTCAGGCTGGTTACTGGAAGCTGTTCCGCTTTGACCCGCGTCTGACTGACAACGGTGAGAATCCGTTCCACCTCGACAGCAAGGCTCCGACAGCAAATTATCGTGACTTCATCATGGGTGAAGTTCGTTACAACAGCCTGACCCGTGCATTCCCGGATCGCGCTGAAAAGCTGTTTGCAGCTGCTGAAGATGATGCTAAGAAGGATTACGAGCATCTCGAGGAACTGTCTAAACAATAA
- a CDS encoding hemolysin family protein — MAPDPDGTAFPWGSLFLLAVLILINGFFSAAEIAVITLNDNKVKRMAENGNRKAQTIMKLTGNSNRFLATIQVGVTLSGFLSSAAASQSFSAMLADALQVTGLSRDVLQGIASIIITLIISYFSLVLGELVPKQLAIRRAETIAFRFAGFLNGLATFFTPLVKLLTVSTTAVLRLFGIRPGQDDEETVTEEEIRLMVDEGEERGVIEETEKDMISNVLDFDDNPVSEMMTHRTEIAAVEDTDTLQEVVQLSMEKGFSRIPVYHEDLDNILGFIYVKDLLKFIGHTPQDVKLTDLMRPAAFVPETQSCSKLFQEMTEQHRQIAVIVDEYGGTEGLVTLEDLLESIVGNIQDEYDHEEEEILEDGPNRWSVDGALYIDEVEDLTGAVLPEGDYDTLAGLMVERLGRIPQEGEHPTVTCGQLTLTALHVQDRRIERIQIKKAIPAQQQESETK, encoded by the coding sequence ATGGCACCCGACCCTGACGGTACCGCATTTCCATGGGGCAGCCTGTTTCTGCTGGCTGTCCTGATTCTGATCAACGGCTTCTTTTCCGCAGCAGAAATCGCTGTTATTACGCTGAATGACAACAAAGTCAAAAGAATGGCGGAAAACGGCAATCGAAAAGCACAGACCATCATGAAGCTGACGGGAAACTCCAATCGATTTCTGGCAACGATACAGGTTGGAGTAACGCTTTCCGGCTTCCTTTCCAGTGCCGCTGCGTCGCAGAGCTTTTCTGCTATGCTGGCGGATGCACTGCAGGTCACGGGGCTTTCCCGTGATGTTCTGCAGGGGATTGCTTCAATCATCATTACGCTGATCATTTCCTACTTCTCGCTGGTACTCGGTGAACTGGTGCCAAAGCAGCTTGCCATCCGCCGTGCGGAAACGATCGCGTTTCGCTTTGCGGGTTTCCTGAACGGCTTGGCGACATTTTTTACGCCGCTTGTAAAATTGCTGACAGTTAGCACGACCGCTGTTCTGCGGCTGTTTGGCATTCGTCCCGGTCAGGATGACGAGGAAACCGTGACGGAGGAGGAGATTCGCCTGATGGTGGATGAGGGCGAGGAACGCGGTGTGATTGAGGAAACCGAAAAGGATATGATTTCCAATGTACTGGACTTTGACGACAACCCTGTTTCGGAAATGATGACGCACCGCACTGAAATCGCCGCCGTGGAGGATACCGATACGCTGCAGGAAGTGGTGCAGCTCTCCATGGAAAAAGGTTTTTCCCGCATCCCGGTTTACCATGAGGATTTGGATAATATTCTTGGCTTTATATATGTTAAGGATTTATTAAAATTTATTGGACATACACCGCAGGATGTGAAGCTGACGGACTTGATGCGCCCGGCAGCCTTTGTACCGGAAACGCAGTCCTGCAGCAAGCTGTTTCAGGAAATGACCGAGCAGCACCGCCAGATCGCCGTTATTGTGGATGAGTACGGCGGCACCGAGGGACTGGTTACGCTGGAGGATCTGCTGGAATCCATTGTGGGCAATATTCAGGATGAATATGACCATGAGGAGGAAGAGATACTGGAGGACGGCCCGAACCGCTGGTCGGTGGATGGTGCTCTTTATATCGACGAAGTGGAGGATTTGACTGGTGCGGTTTTGCCCGAAGGCGATTATGATACACTTGCCGGCTTGATGGTGGAACGGCTGGGCCGCATTCCGCAGGAGGGAGAGCACCCAACCGTGACCTGCGGCCAGCTGACGCTGACCGCCCTGCATGTACAGGACAGGCGCATTGAACGTATACAAATAAAAAAAGCAATTCCTGCGCAGCAGCAGGAAAGTGAAACGAAATAA
- a CDS encoding QueT transporter family protein — protein MQNKKMPVLYLAQAGVIAAIYVVLTFLANALGIGSMAIQFRFSEILTILPVLTPAAIPGLAVGCFLGNLATSPLGPVDWVFGTAATLLGALLCYALRNFKWKGLPIASSLMAVVSNMVIVSFEITCLGNGTTLSFANFGMKAFLLTALSVGIGELVMCSAAGLVLYHALERSHAAQRLFAAH, from the coding sequence ATGCAGAATAAGAAGATGCCTGTGCTGTATTTGGCACAGGCCGGGGTCATTGCGGCCATTTATGTGGTACTTACGTTTTTGGCAAACGCACTCGGTATTGGCTCCATGGCCATTCAGTTTCGTTTCAGTGAGATTCTCACAATCCTGCCGGTGCTGACACCGGCGGCAATTCCCGGTTTGGCTGTTGGCTGTTTCCTTGGCAACCTTGCCACCAGCCCGCTGGGACCGGTGGACTGGGTCTTTGGTACAGCCGCGACCTTGCTGGGGGCGCTGCTGTGCTACGCACTGCGGAACTTCAAGTGGAAAGGGCTGCCGATTGCCTCGTCACTCATGGCGGTGGTGTCCAACATGGTAATTGTGTCTTTTGAAATTACCTGTCTTGGCAACGGCACAACGCTTTCCTTCGCGAACTTCGGCATGAAAGCGTTCCTGCTGACCGCGCTTTCCGTCGGCATTGGGGAACTGGTGATGTGTTCAGCAGCCGGTTTGGTGCTGTATCACGCGTTGGAGCGTTCCCATGCGGCACAGCGGCTGTTTGCCGCGCACTGA
- a CDS encoding GNAT family N-acetyltransferase, translating into MIIQTERLYLREMGQKDYPALKKILQDPDVMYAYEGAFNDQETQAWLDKQISRYQKFGFGLWAVVLQETGEMIGQCGLTMQPCKGREVLEVGYLFQKKFWHKGYASEAAIACKEYAFHTLNADEVFSIIRDTNTASQNVAIRNGMKVVDRFIKHYRSVDIPHFLFSVSRT; encoded by the coding sequence ATGATCATTCAAACAGAACGACTGTATTTAAGGGAAATGGGACAGAAAGATTATCCGGCACTGAAAAAAATCCTGCAGGATCCGGATGTTATGTATGCATATGAAGGCGCTTTTAACGACCAGGAAACACAAGCGTGGTTAGATAAACAAATAAGCCGCTATCAGAAATTTGGGTTTGGACTGTGGGCGGTCGTGCTGCAGGAAACAGGTGAAATGATTGGCCAGTGCGGTCTTACAATGCAGCCCTGCAAGGGGAGAGAAGTCCTTGAAGTAGGCTATTTATTTCAAAAGAAGTTCTGGCACAAAGGTTATGCGTCTGAAGCGGCAATCGCTTGCAAAGAATACGCTTTTCATACATTAAATGCTGACGAAGTCTTTTCAATTATCAGAGATACCAATACTGCGTCCCAAAATGTAGCAATACGAAACGGGATGAAAGTTGTGGACAGATTTATAAAACACTATCGCAGTGTTGATATACCCCATTTTCTTTTTTCTGTTTCACGGACATAA
- a CDS encoding dipeptidase yields MRFFDLHCDTVSTQVARSGGKVRLNSNQGHLDLKRLQKSGSLAQVFAAFLPTYDAASEVGITAKPQELFDQIYTCYQKELRTNKELLAPALSGRDILKNDKAGHISAILSIEDCVLLDGDLHKIAALYKKGVRVMTLTWNYENSLGYPASPIPADMERGLKPFGKAAVQKMQELGILVDVSHLSDGGFYDVAELSREAHIPFAATHSCARSLCQHPRNLTDDMLRIIGETGSVCGINFNAYFLNGLSSNYTKIDDIVQCARYIRDKAGIDALALGSDFDGIDSTLEFGDCAGLPRLADALAMYFPSEEVEKICWKNALRVFTEAAK; encoded by the coding sequence ATGCGTTTTTTTGATTTACACTGTGACACCGTCAGCACACAGGTTGCACGCTCCGGCGGAAAAGTTCGGCTCAACAGCAACCAGGGACATCTGGATTTGAAGCGTCTGCAGAAAAGCGGTTCACTGGCACAAGTCTTTGCTGCTTTCCTGCCAACTTATGATGCAGCGTCAGAAGTCGGCATTACGGCAAAACCGCAGGAATTGTTTGATCAGATTTACACCTGCTATCAGAAAGAACTGCGAACAAACAAGGAACTGCTTGCACCGGCGCTTTCCGGCAGGGATATTTTAAAAAATGACAAAGCCGGGCACATTTCCGCAATTCTGAGTATTGAAGACTGCGTCCTGCTGGACGGTGACCTGCACAAAATCGCCGCACTGTACAAAAAAGGCGTACGTGTCATGACGCTTACCTGGAACTATGAAAACAGCCTTGGCTACCCTGCCAGTCCTATTCCTGCAGATATGGAACGCGGCTTAAAACCATTTGGCAAAGCCGCTGTACAGAAAATGCAGGAGCTTGGAATTCTGGTGGACGTTTCCCACCTTTCGGACGGCGGTTTTTACGACGTCGCCGAACTTTCGCGGGAAGCGCATATTCCGTTTGCTGCAACACACTCCTGTGCGCGTTCACTCTGTCAGCACCCGCGCAACTTGACAGACGATATGCTTCGCATTATCGGAGAAACCGGCTCCGTCTGCGGCATTAATTTTAACGCCTATTTTTTAAACGGACTCAGCAGCAACTATACGAAAATTGACGATATTGTGCAGTGCGCGCGTTATATCCGCGACAAAGCCGGAATTGATGCGCTGGCACTCGGTTCTGACTTTGACGGAATTGACTCCACATTGGAATTTGGCGACTGTGCAGGTCTGCCGCGTCTTGCGGACGCGCTCGCCATGTACTTCCCATCTGAAGAAGTTGAAAAAATCTGCTGGAAAAATGCCCTGCGTGTTTTTACGGAAGCTGCAAAATAA
- a CDS encoding alpha-N-arabinofuranosidase: protein MSSITIDAARKESKINRNIYGHFSEHLGRCIYNGIFVGENSKIPNENGMRKDVVEALRNIQIPVLRWPGGCFADEYHWKDGIGPKETRKKMVNTNWGGVTEDNSFGTHEFMELCRQLGCQPYVNGNVGSGTVQEMSEWIEYMNFDGLSPMTELRKANGHAEAWGVKYFGVGNENWGCGGNMRPEYYADLFRRYQTFARNYGENKLFRIACGPNVDDYNWMDKVMASAAPFMDAITLHYYTVPGKWEDKGAATGFTEKEYYATLKKALFMEELVSNHTQIMNKYDPKHRIGLIVDEWGTWYNVEPGTNPGFLYQQNTMRDALVAALTLNIFNCHSDRVVMANIAQMVNVLQSVILTEGDKMLLTPTYHVFDLYKAHQDATLVDSYVETGKVGNENEEFPQMSVSASVDEKGVLHITAANAALTGSEPVECRILNKAAAKVSGRILTGAMDACNTFDAPNAVNIVPFEDIAVKGDTLTFTMPACSVVEITVE, encoded by the coding sequence ATGAGCAGTATCACCATTGATGCAGCCCGCAAAGAGAGCAAAATCAACCGCAATATTTACGGCCATTTTTCCGAGCACCTGGGCCGGTGCATTTACAACGGCATTTTTGTTGGAGAGAACTCCAAAATTCCGAATGAGAACGGTATGCGCAAAGATGTTGTTGAGGCACTGCGCAATATTCAGATTCCGGTTCTTCGCTGGCCGGGCGGATGCTTTGCGGATGAGTATCACTGGAAGGACGGAATCGGCCCGAAGGAAACCCGCAAAAAGATGGTCAACACCAACTGGGGCGGTGTTACTGAGGATAACTCCTTTGGTACGCATGAGTTTATGGAGCTGTGCCGCCAGCTGGGCTGCCAGCCGTATGTCAACGGCAACGTTGGTTCCGGCACCGTGCAGGAAATGAGCGAGTGGATTGAGTACATGAACTTTGACGGCCTTTCTCCGATGACGGAGCTGCGCAAGGCAAACGGCCATGCAGAGGCATGGGGTGTCAAGTACTTTGGCGTTGGCAATGAAAACTGGGGCTGCGGCGGCAATATGCGTCCGGAATACTACGCTGATTTGTTCCGCCGCTACCAGACCTTTGCGCGCAACTACGGTGAAAACAAGCTGTTCCGCATTGCCTGCGGCCCAAATGTGGACGACTACAACTGGATGGATAAGGTCATGGCAAGCGCCGCACCGTTTATGGATGCCATTACCCTACACTACTATACGGTTCCCGGTAAGTGGGAAGATAAGGGCGCTGCAACCGGCTTTACTGAAAAAGAATATTATGCAACCCTGAAAAAAGCACTGTTTATGGAGGAACTGGTTTCCAACCATACACAGATTATGAACAAATACGACCCGAAGCACCGCATTGGCCTGATCGTGGATGAATGGGGCACCTGGTACAATGTAGAACCAGGTACAAACCCCGGATTCCTGTACCAGCAGAACACCATGCGTGACGCACTGGTCGCTGCACTGACCCTGAACATTTTCAACTGCCACAGTGACCGTGTGGTAATGGCCAATATTGCACAGATGGTGAATGTACTGCAGTCTGTTATCCTTACCGAGGGCGACAAGATGCTGCTGACCCCGACTTATCATGTGTTTGACCTGTACAAAGCACATCAGGACGCAACTCTGGTTGACAGCTATGTGGAAACCGGAAAAGTCGGCAACGAAAACGAAGAGTTCCCGCAGATGAGCGTTTCCGCTTCCGTTGACGAAAAAGGTGTACTGCACATCACAGCGGCAAATGCTGCACTGACAGGTTCTGAACCGGTCGAGTGCCGTATCCTGAACAAGGCCGCCGCCAAAGTCAGTGGCCGCATTCTGACCGGCGCGATGGATGCATGCAACACCTTTGATGCACCGAATGCTGTGAATATTGTGCCGTTTGAGGATATTGCAGTAAAGGGCGATACACTGACCTTTACCATGCCTGCCTGCAGCGTTGTGGAAATTACAGTAGAGTGA